A single window of Colletotrichum higginsianum IMI 349063 chromosome 8, whole genome shotgun sequence DNA harbors:
- a CDS encoding FAD binding domain-containing protein yields MRISYLAVATALATLTSAAAAPKQQCHCLPGEKCWPSTVSWDALNATVGGRLVATKPIGSPCHDPTYDAAACAALQSSWTNPLTHIPSSSSVMQTYFANQSCDPFTDRAIPCTLGNYVSYAVDVRCTADVGHALKFAKANNLRVVVRNTGHDFLGRSTGAGALAIWTNHLKTVDFTTWSDKYYSGPAVNVGAGVLGYEILEAAHAKGLAVVSGECATVGLAGGFIQGGGHSALSTEFGLGADQTLAFQVVTAEGKTVVASPSQNADLYWALSGGGGGTFGVVTGVTVRAYKAETVGGAAFQLLAATTTPDKFNAAVSKFHELLPNMTDHGAFAVFLHNSQFLVLRPLTVWNSTAAHVRDVVLAPFVKALAEIGITLPIAYSELSYRDHYATYMGPLPQGNLEVARYQFGGRLIPRDVIETNNDEYQKVVRNLTANGVLLAGSVGQYNKPAGAPDNSVHPAWRKAVMQLQLITNWDNAAPWADMEAAQRRMTEEFMPLIQSVTPGSASYMNEADFRQPDWQSAFFGDNYAKLLSIKKKWDPESLFYVLKGVGSEAWNVAPSGQMCRA; encoded by the exons ATGAGGATCTCTTATCTGGCCGTAGCCACCGCCTTGGCTACCCTcacgtcggccgccgccgctcccaAGCAGCAGTGCCACTGCTTGCCTGGTGAGAAGTGCTGGCCGTCGACCGTCTCCTGGGACGCACTGAACGCTACCGTTGGCGGCCGTCTCGTTGCCACCAAGCCCATCGGGTCGCCCTGCCACGATCCCACATACGATGCGGCCGCCTGCGCGGCGCTGCAGTCATCCTGGACGAACCCCTTGACCCA CATcccctcctcgtcttctgtGATGCAGACCTACTTCGCCAACCAGTCCTGCGACCCCTTCACAGACAGAGCTATCCCCTGCACCCTCGGCAACTACGTTAGctacgccgtcgacgtccgcTGCACGGCAGATGTTGGCCACGCTCTCAAGttcgccaaggccaacaacctccgcgtcgtcgtccgcaACACGGGCCATGA CTTCCTCGGACGCTCTACCGGCGCTGGTGCTCTGGCCATCTGGACCAACCACCTCAAGACGGTCGACTTCACCACCTGGTCCGACAAGTACTACTCGGGCCCGGCCGTGAACGTCGGTGCAGGTGTCCTCGGCTacgagatcctcgaggcggcgcaCGCCAAGGgactcgccgtcgtctctggCGAGTGTGCCACCGTCGGTCTGGCTGGCGGCTTCATCCAGGGCGGAGGCCACAGTGCCCTCTCCACCGAGTTCGGCCTCGGGGCTGACCAGACGCTCGCCTTCCAAGTCGTCACCGCGGAGGGCAAGACCGTCGTTGCGTCGCCCTCTCAGAACGCCGACTTGTACTGGGCcctcagcggcggcggcggcggcaccttTGGCGTCGTGACCGGCGTCACCGTCCGCGCTTACAAGGCCGAgaccgtcggcggcgcggccttccagctgctcgccgcgacgacgacgcccgacaagttcaacgccgccgtctccaaGTTCCACGAGCTGCTGCCCAACATGACGGACCACGGCGCCTTTGCCGTGTTCCTCCATAACTCCCAGTTCCTGGTCCTCCGTCCCCTGACCGTCTGGAACTCGACGGCCGCCCACGTTCGCGACGTGGTTCTCGCCCCCTTCGTCAaggcgctggccgagatcGGCATCACCCTGCCGATCGCCTACAGCGAGCTCTCGTACCGCGACCACTACGCGACCTACATGGGCCCTCTGCCCCAGGGCAACCTCGAGGTGGCTCGCTACCAGTTCGGCGGGCGCCTGATCCCCCGCGACGTCATCGAGACCAACAACGACGAGTACCAAAAGGTCGTCCGGAACCTCACCGCCAacggcgtcctcctcgccggcagcgTCGGCCAGTACAACAAGCCGGCCGGCGCGCCCGACAACTCGGTCCACCCGGCGTGGCGCAAGGCGGTCATGCAGCTCCAGCTCATCACCAACTGGGACAACGCGGCGCCGTGGGCCGACATGGAGGCCGCCCAGAGACGCATGACGGAGGAGTTCATGCCGCTGATCCAGTCGGTGACGCCCGGCAGCGCCTCGTACATGAACGAGGCCGACTTCAGGCAGCCGGACTGGCAGAGCGCCTTCTTCGGCGACAACTACGCCAAGCTGCTGTCCATCAAGAAGAAGTGGGATCCCGAGTCGCTGTTTTACGTCCTCAAGGGCGTGGGCAGCGAGGCGTGGAACGTTGCGCCCAGTGGGCAGATGTGTCGGGCTTGA
- a CDS encoding CFEM domain-containing protein, with amino-acid sequence MASFLRLVLVLVLGVLAAAVQAQDASSNKPGYPACATKCIASAFAGGFCAPTNQTCICTNEQFQHNVTLCVSASCTIPEALATKNASLTNCGAPVHNRAESYVVLSNTMAILAAVCVMSRFGYKIVFAGLDVGWDDWFIMATLVAAMPSAVITVHGTTANGLGRDIWTLEPRQITNVLFYFYIMAWLYFLQVTLVKLAIIFFYMRIFPAREVQRVLWATTVFIVVWGFAFVVAAVFQCKPIHYFWTKWDGLHQGSCASANAVSWSNAAISIALDLWMLAIPLWQLRALKLHWKKKVGVALMFIVGTFVTVVSIIRLQSLVDFAKGSNATMDFMDVSIWSTVEICVGIICACLPSIRMILVKLFPGMSGSTLRSKGRQYYQQYGSDVRSKGARSQPRTVGVVTVDRSNSVHDVEDRHIKFQKTFTISYSDSDETDLVPMKDIQKPAKTHQ; translated from the exons ATGGCATCCTTCCTTCGCCTcgtgttggtgttggtccttggcgtcctcgccgccgccgtacaGGCGCAGGACGCATCCTCCAACAAGCCCGGCTACCCGGCCTGTGCC ACGAAATGCATCGCCAGCGCCTTTGCCGGTGGCTTCTGCGCTCCCACAAACCAGACCTGCATCTGCACGAATGAGCAGTTCCAGCACAACGTCACTCTGTGCGTATCAGCAAGCTGTACGATACCGGAGGCTCTCG CCACCAAGAATGCGAGCCTCACGAACTGCGGTGCCCCCGTGCACAACCGAGCCGAGTCGTACGTCGTCCTCTCCAACACCAtggccatcctcgccgcggTCTGCGTCATGAGCCGGTTCGGCTACAAGATCGTCTTCGCCGGGCTCGACGTCGGCTGGGACGACTGGTTCATCATGGCGACGCTGGTCGCGGCCATGCCCAGCGCCGTCATCACCGTCCACGGCACGACGGCCAACGGCCTCGGCAGGGACATCTGGACGCTGGAGCCCCGGCAGATCACCAACGTGCTCTTCTACTTCTACATCATGGCCTGGCTGTACTTCCTGCAGGTGACGCTCGTGAAGCtggccatcatcttcttctaCATGCGCATCTTCCCCGCCAGGGAGGTCCAGCGCGTGCTGTGGGCGACGACCGTCTTCATCGTTGTGTGGGgcttcgccttcgtcgtcgcggccgtcTTCCAGTGCAAGCCCATCCACTACTTCTGGACGAAGTGGGATGGGCTGCACCAGGGCAGCTGCGCCAGCGCGAACGCCGTCAGCTGgtccaacgccgccatcagcATCGCCCTGGACCTCTGGATGCTTGCGATTCCGTTGTGGCAGCTGAGGGCCCTGAAGCTGCactggaagaagaaggtggGCGTGGCGTTGATGTTCATCGTCGGCACATT TGTGACCGTCGTGAGCATCATTCGCCTCCAGTCCCTTGTCGACTTTGCCAAGGGATCCAACGCCACCATGGACTTCATGGACGTCAGCATATGGAGCACGGTTGAGATCTGCGTCGGCATCATATGCGCGTGTCTGCCCTCTATCCGTATGATCCTGGTCAAGCTCTTCCCGGGCATGTCTGGCTCGACCCTCCGGAGCAAGGGGAGGCAGTACTACCAGCAGTACGGCAGCGACGTCAGGTCGAAAGGAGCGCGCAGCCAACCGCGCACTGTCGGGGTAGTCACCGTGGACAGGAGCAACTCTGTGCATGACGTGGAGGACCGGCACATCAAGTTCCAGAAAACATTCACCATCTCCtacagcgacagcgacgagACGGATCTTGTGCCGATGAAAGACATTCAGAAGCCGGCCAAGACTCACCAGTAG
- a CDS encoding Pectinesterase, giving the protein MKLFGLLSSLTVLAGSVWAASRTSPPSGSIVVAKSGGKFTSLQAAINSISTSSTATTTIFIQPGTYSGQVSIPSLKGKLVIYAYTTNDQDYTKNQVTLTNSLSAAAAGSNDLSATLRVATNYFSLYNVNLVNGYGKGSQALAVSANGQYQAYYGCSFVGYQDTVYTNKPHQVYKNSYIEGAVDFIFGNDGNAWFEKCTIAINGAGYITASGRDTADAYWYVINKSKIAAKSGAGVAKESTVLGRPWREYARTVVQNTDLSNVVKPVGWSAWGTNPTGNVYYAEYGNTGTGASGTRVSWAKKLSSAVSIDSILPGWTSWVDTAYWNSS; this is encoded by the exons ATGAAGCTCTTCGGCCTTCTCTCGTCCCTCACCGTTTTGGCGGGCAGTGTCTGGGCtgcctcgaggacctcgccgccctctgGCTCTATTGTTGTTGCTAAGTCTGGCGGTAAATTTACTTCT CTCCAAGCCGCCATCAACTCAATCTCAACCAGCTCCACTGCGACCACGACAATCTTCATCCAGCCGGGGACGTACTCCGGACAGGTTTCGATCCCCAGCCTGAAGGGCAAGCTCGTCATTTACGCCTACACCACCAACGACCAGGACTACACCAAGAACCAGGTGACGCTGACGAACTCGctgtccgccgccgccgccgggagcAACGACCTCTCCGCGACCCTCCGCGTGGCCACCAACTACTTCAGCCTCTACAACGTCAACCTCGTCAACGGCTACGGCAAGGGCTCGCAGGCCCTGGCGGTCTCCGCCAACGGCCAGTACCAGGCCTACTACGGCTGCAGCTTCGTCGGGTACCAGGACACCGTCTACACGAACAAGCCCCACCAGGTGTACAAGAACAGCTACatcgagggcgccgtcgacttcatcttcggcaacgacggcaacgCCTGGTTCGAGAAGTGCACCATCGCCATCAACGGCGCCGGGTACATCACCGCCAGCGGCCGGGACACCGCCGACGCCTACTGGTACGTCATCAACAAGTCCAAGATCGCCGCCAAGtcgggcgccggcgtcgccaaggagtccaccgtcctcggccgcccgTGGAGGGAGTACGCGCGCACCGTCGTGCAGAACACGGACCTCAGCAACGTCGTGAAGCCGGTCGGCTGGTCCGCGTGGGGCACGAACCCGACCGGCAACGTGTACTACGCCGAGTACGGCAACACTGGCACGGGCGCGAGCGGCACCCGTGTCAGCTGGGCCAAGAAGCTGTCGAGTGCTGTGTCTATCGACTCCATTCTGCCCGGGTGGACCTCTTGGGTCGATACAGCTTACTGGAACTCGTCTTAA
- a CDS encoding Pectate lyase Pel-34K, with product MRFSSSLLVLLQGAAAVHGGVVERQATGCLASAPGFASLNGGTTGGAGGTEVTVKTQADLEKYASASGKYVIKVSGRITITPLGKEIKVASDKTVIGLGTSGELYQGGLGLNGAKNVIIRNLKIGHTNLNDGVENDRDGIQADTVSNIWIDHCLFENGGDGLLDLRKDTTFFTVSNNIFRNHDKNFGIGWTENVSARGTINHNWFDKTNQRNPSADNLAQVHLYNNYLYGITSYGHYARGSTNARVENVFFENTKNPLTKDAGAVLNASGNTYKSCTGTIAANSGTSFNPKSYYSYTLTPTADVPAYVKANAGPKASVCS from the exons ATGAgattctcttcctctcttctcgTTCTCCTTCAAGGAGCCGCAGCGGTTCATGGCGGCGTTGTAGAGAGGCAGGCCACGGGTTGCCTGGCTTCCGCTCCGGGGTTTGCTTCTCTCAACGGCGGAACaaccggcggcgccggcggcacagAAGTCACCGTCAAAACCCAGGCGGATCTTGAAAAGTACGCCAGCGCATCCGGAAAGTATGTCATCAAAGTTAGCGGCCGGATCACCATCACGCCTCTCGGCAAGGAGATCAAGGTTGCGAGTGACAAGAccgtcatcggcctcggcacATCTGGCGAGCTCTACCAGG GCGGATTGGGGTTGAACGGGGCTAAGAATGTCATCATTCGAAACCTGAAGATCGGCCACACGAACTTgaacgacggcgtcgagaacGACCGCGACGGGATCCAGGCCGACACCGTCAGCAACATCTGGATCGACCATTGTCTCTTTgagaacggcggcgacgggctgCTCGACCTGCGAAAGGACACCACCTTCTTCACCGTCTCGAACAACATCTTCCGCAACCACGACAAGAACTTCGGCATCGGCTGGACGGAGAACGTCTCGGCCCGCGGCACCATCAACCACAACTGGTTCGACAAGACCAACCAGCGGAACCCTTCCGCCGACAACCTCGCCCAGGTCCACCTGTACAACAACTACCTCTACGGCATCACCTCCTACGGCCACTATGCCCGCGGCAGCACCAATGCGCGGGTGGAGAACGTCTTCTTTGAGAACACCAAGAACCCACTGACCAAGGACGCCGGGGCCGTGCTGAACGCGTCGGGGAACACGTACAAGAGCTGCACCGGAACCATTGCGGCCAACTCTGGCACCTCCTTCAACCCCAAGAGCTACTATTCTTACACTCTCACACCGACTGCCGACGTGCCTGCCTATGTCAAAGCTAACGCGGGCCCCAAGGCCTCTGTTTGCTCTTAA
- a CDS encoding Major facilitator superfamily transporter, whose amino-acid sequence MDPEKGTPSPVYHGAPPELRQDGHETDHSSDGPSTSPATKPDEQTYDDRKAWITVAASSLTMFVYLGVVYSWGIMQVRLVETTGSSLTTLTFVGSLATSFMICFSIVSDKIVCRIGYRLAALVGGVFMGLGEVLASFTTHHVVALFFLHGLVFGLGGGLSVFSVSTAPMSLFKRHKALAMGFVFGGGSLGSAVMSVVTNFLVRDLDVAWTFRILGFILWGVSIPASFFLPRSPGSGNKSSRQLQWYRFKQPRFLLLVGGTVLACFPLFIPPYFVPIFSRSMGYSKETGIIILAAWNLASTLGRILAGWVADTLLGPVESLAICILFMSLSSLIVWPLSTSIGIFAVYLIFNGIGCGAFFSLTPIAISATFGGENTLSIIPVVWTTWFCGFFFGTPIASGLYSLSGDTEGLESFRPAAYYAGAMAMAGFACVLGIRFARKAEMAVKA is encoded by the exons ATGGATCCCGAAAAGGGAACCCCAAGCCCTGTCTACCATGGCGCGCCGCCTGAGTTGAGGCAAGATGGACACGAAACAGATCATTCAAGCGACGGCCCGTCGACCAGCCCGGCAACGAAGCCGGACGAGCAAACGTACGACGACCGAAAAGCGTGGATCACGGTTGCGGCCTCCTCTTTGACCATGTTCGTCTACCTCGGAGTCGTCTACTCTTGGGGCATCATGCAAGTCAGGCTCGTCGAGACGACCGGTTCGAGTCTGACGACCCTGACGTTCGTCGGCTCCCTGGCGACCTCTTTCATGATTTgcttcagcatcgtctcgGACAAGATCGTTTGCCGCATAGGATACCGACTCGCCGCGTTGGTCGGCGGTGTCTTCATGGGTCTCGGCGAGGTTCTTGCCAGTTTCACGACCCATCACGTCGTCGCGCTGTTCTTCCTGcatggcctcgtcttcggcctcggcggtggATTGAGTGTTTTT TCGGTCTCCACTGCTCCGATGAGCTTGTTCAAGAGACACAAAGCCCTGGCGATGGGGTTCGTCTTCGGCGGTGGCAGCCTGGGCTCTGCGGTCATGAGCGTCGTGACCAATTTCCTCGTCAGGGATCTTGATGTCGCCTGGACGTTCCGCATCCTTGGGTTCATCCTCTGGGGGGTGTCCATCCCTGCGTCATTTTTCCTCCCTAGAAGCCCCGGCTCTGGGAACAAGTCTTCTCGTCAACTCCAGTG GTACCGCTTCAAGCAACCTCGCTTCCTCTTGCTAGTGGGAGGCACCGTCTTAGCTTGTTTCCCACTCTTCATCCCGCCCTACTTTGTCCCGATCTTCTCGAGATCAATGGGCTACTCCAAGGAGACGGGGATTATTATCTTGGCGGCCTGGAACCTGGCTTCCACCTTGGGGCGTATCTTGGCGGGCTGGGTCGCGGACACACTGCTGGGTCCCGTCGAGAGCCTGGCGATCTGCATCCTCTTCATGAGCCTCAGCTCTCTTATTGTCTGGCCGCTCTCGACCTCCATCGGGATATTTGCCGTCTACCTCATTTTCAACGGCATCGGCTGCGGTGCATTCTTCAGCCTGACGCCCATTGCGATCAGCGCCACATTCGGCGGCGAGAACACGCTCAGCATCATCCCGGTGGTTTGGACGACGTGGTTTTGCGGCTTCTTTTTC GGTACGCCGATTGCTTCCGGACTCTACTCTCTCTCGGGAGACACCGAAGGTCTCGAGAGTTTCAGACCGGCTGCGTATTATGCCGGTGCTATGGCAATGGCTGGATTCGCTTGCGTGTTGGGCATACGGTTCGCCCGCAAGGCAGAGATGGCGGTAAAAGCGTAG
- a CDS encoding Aminotransferase class-III, protein MAPARDDDLFTPAAACQNPTSLKPNGAEGRLMHRSLVQHPSMVESASGVYLNLANGQKVIDACGGAAVAIIGHGNEEVIQAITDQARKVSYVHTQAYTTEPAEELANVILDGNPHGLEKAFFVCSGSEAVESALKLARQYHYEKGQPQRLHLIGRRQAYHGNTMATMSISTVAARKVPYHGFGYPHVSFVSPAYAYQYQRKDESEDEFTARLLAEIEAEFQRVGPGNVIAFVAETMVGATAGCVAPPVGYLAGVRQICDKHGALLILDEVMCGTGRTGTFFAFEQEGVVPDIVTVAKGLGGGYGPIAGVLMHEKVVAALRQGSNAFNHGHTYQAHPIACAAALAVQKILRRDGLVARCAQLGNKLEALLRAELINCRSVGDIRGRGLFWGVEFVKDRDTKETFDPKTRFGIRVQERAFEKGVALYPGAGTVDGSRGDHVLLAPPYTTTEEQLLVVCRVFREAVEEIEAETL, encoded by the coding sequence ATGGCTCCCGCAAGAGACGACGATCTCTTcacgccggccgcggcctgCCAGAACCCCACAAGCCTCAAGCCCAACGGCGCGGAGGGTCGTTTGATGCACCGCTCCTTGGTCCAGCACCCCTCAATGGTTGAATCCGCCAGCGGGGTCTATTTGAACCTGGCCAACGGTCAGAAAGTCATCGACGCCTgcggcggtgccgccgttgccATCATCGGCCACGGCAACGAAGAAGTCATCCAAGCCATCACCGACCAGGCCCGGAAAGTGAGCTACGTCCACACACAAGCATACACCACCGAgccggccgaggagctcgccaacgtcatcctcgacggcAACCCTCACGGGCTCGAGAaggccttcttcgtctgCAGCGGAagcgaggccgtcgagtcGGCGTTGAAGCTGGCCCGCCAGTACCACTACGAAAAGGGGCAGCCGCAGAGACTGCACCTCATCGGCAGGCGGCAGGCTTACCACGGCAACAccatggcgacgatgtcCATCTCCACCGTCGCGGCGCGGAAGGTCCCTTACCACGGCTTCGGCTACCCCCACGTCTCGTTCGTCTCGCCGGCGTACGCGTACCAGTACCAACGCAAGGACGAgtccgaggacgagttcACAGCCCGGCTCCTGGCAGAAATCGAGGCGGAATTCCAGCGCGTCGGGCCGGGTAACGTCATCGCTTTTGTGGCCGAGACCATGGTCGGGGCCACCGCGGGATGCGTGGCGCCCCCTGTCGGCTATCTCGCGGGTGTCCGACAGATCTGCGACAAGCACGGcgccctcctcatcctcgacgaggtcatgTGCGGCACCGGACGCACGGGGACGTTCTTCGCCTTCGAGCAAGAGGGGGTTGTCCCTGacatcgtcaccgtcgccaaGGGGCTGGGGGGAGGCTACGGTCCCATCGCCGGTGTTTTGATGCACGAAAAGGTGGTCGCCGCCCTGAGGCAGGGCTCCAACGCCTTCAACCACGGACACACATACCAGGCGCACCCCATCGCCTGCGCCGCGGCTTTGGCCGTCCAGAAGATCCTGAGGCGAGATGGCCTGGTGGCTCGCTGCGCTCAACTGGGCAACAAACTGGAGGCTCTGTTGCGCGCTGAGTTGATCAACTGCCGATCGGTTGGCGATATCAGGGGCCGGGGGTTGTTCTGGGGAGTGGAGTTCGTCAAGGACCGAGACACCAAAGAGACTTTCGATCCCAAGACGAGGTTTGGGATCCGTGTTCAAGAGCGGGCCTTTGAGAAGGGCGTGGCGTTGTATCCTGGTGCCGGCACGGTTGACGGCTCGAGGGGGGACCACGTCTTGCTCGCGCCCCCATACACGACCACAGAAGAGCAGCTACTAGTCGTATGTCGAGTCTTCAGGGAAGCAGTTGAAGAAATTGAGGCGGAAACATTGTAA
- a CDS encoding Fungal specific transcription factor domain-containing protein: protein MRSSLSCESCRRSKIRCVNSGTPPCTKCEKSGKLDCTLTRPQVPPTRRAARRARRATEEAPSTSYSHDVDSQRLLVSAPQSRGPATPSSGLEHRDGREEMEGHLEQIPKDVVFIALEAFWRKFPELRVIHPSSFMESFGSTCPRESKALLATVLAMTKTQKPDSDRLRTQILFPSERYASYACDVLAACILQPPDVKVIQALLILTLYEWGTRDFHKAWMHCGEMVPEPQDLTILLTPRAGIAIRMMQLLHSSRVAPFPLEIPRRSEPNSLTPAIETRTFWACFIMDCMVSSGTYNPRVLPKPEMRKLNVPRPPTSTEFALGAGSSGQPEPSGEDDAAPYPPANSSVYLDLDRGFGIMADGFDIYSDIMAFVFNDGRKAPGMCLPENCPWAPTSPVACWRRRLEEWRLKQHPRLHYPDNSVAAHATLGYGESFVYLNLLYYQR, encoded by the exons ATGCGGTCAAGTCTCTCGTGCGAATCTTGCCG GCGGTCCAAGATCAGATGCGTCAACAGCGGAACTCCGCCGTGCACCAAGTGCGAAAAGTCCGGGAAACTGGACTGCACCCTGACGAGGCCGCAAGTCCCGCCTACCCGGAGAGCGGCTAGACGGGCACGGAgggcgacggaggaggcgCCGTCGACTTCCTACAGTCATGATGTCGACTCCCAGCGGCTCCTCGTCTCGGCGCCCCAATCACGAGGCCCGGCGACCCCTTCATCGGGCTTAGAGCATCGAGATGGCagagaggagatggaggggcaTCTTGAACAGATCCCCAAAGACGTGGTTTTCATCGCCCTGGAAGCCTTCTGGCGGAAGTTCCCCGAACTTCGCGTCATCCACCCTTCCTCGTTCATGGAGTCTTTCGGATCGACCTGCCCGAGAGAAAGCAAAGCGTTGCTGGCAACTGTCCTTGCCATGACAAAAACCCAGAAGCCGGACTCGGATCGTCTGAGGACGCAGATTTTGTTCCCGAGCGAGCGCTACGCGTCTTATGCGTGCGACGTCTTGGCTGCATGCATACTGCAGCCGCCGGATGTCAAGGTCATCCAGGCACTGCTTATACTCACGCTCTACGAATGGGGTACTCGCGACTTTCACAAAGCTTGGATGCACTGCGGTGAGATGGTCCCTGAGCCGCAAGACTTGACCATTCTTTTAACGCCACGCGCAGGCATCGCCATCCGTATGATGCAGCTGCTTCACAGTTCCCGGGTCGCGCCTTTCCCACTCGAGATCCCTCGCCGCAGCGAACCGAACAGCCTCACGCCAGCCATCGAGACCAGGACTTTCTGGGCGTGCTTCATCATGGACTGTATGGTCAGTTCGGGTACATACAACCCGCGCGTGCTGCCGAAACCGGAGATGCGCAAGCTCAACGTTCCACGACCGCCTACTTCCACGGAGTTTGCTCTCGGCGCAGGGTCTTCGGGCCAGCCGGAGCCATcgggcgaagacgacgccgccccaTACCCCCCAGCAAACAGCTCTGTctacctcgacctcgaccgagGCTTCGGCATCATGGCGGACGGTTTCGACATCTACTCCGACATCATGGCCTTTGTTTTCAACGACGGCCGCAAGGCGCCGGGCATGTGCTTGCCCGAGAATTGCCCCTGGGCCCCAACATCCCCCGTGGCGTGTTGGCGTCGCAGGCTCGAGGAATGGAGGTTGAAACAACACCCCCGGCTGCATTATCCCGACAACAGCGTTGCTGCACATGCGACCTTGGGCTACGGCGAATCTTTCGTCTACCTCAACCTGCTGTATTATCAGAGGTGA
- a CDS encoding Pectate lyase: MHQYYLLALLPTALGCLNANSNACASYIKSNAAASTFCATFTRSTVTATTALPAWATNCSNKPSLLSAECTCHYSGAAGGGSSPSTTLKTTTTSKPTSTQGGGAVVTPPTGVTTTLPKSSGATYTSKPITVSAGQSYDGGLKKFDRSPRVCAEQDETGEADAMFVLEDGATLSNVIIGPDQAEGVHCKGQCNNVWWEDVCEDALTLKQPSGNSYVNGGGAFKASDKIIQFNGFGTVNINNFYANDYGKVVRSCGNCSGNGKARNVIINNMVATDGGVLCGINTNYGDTCWVTNSCQDSNKICDRYTGNNNGAEPPKIGSGPDGTYCKATGFTTAC, translated from the exons ATGCACCAATACtacctccttgcccttctccCTACAGCCCTTGGCTGCTTGAACGCCAACTCCAACGCCTGCGCTAGCTACATCAAGTCCAACGCCGCGGCTTCTACCTTCTGCGCCACCTTCACCAGAAGCACCgtcaccgccaccaccgctcTTCCGGCCTGGGCTACGAACTGCTCCAACAAGCCCAGCCTCCTCTCTGCCGAGTGCACTTGCCACTACAGCGGTGCGGCAGGCGGTGGTAGCTCCCCGAGCACGACTCTGAAGACTACCACCACAAGCAAGCCCACCAGCACAcagggcggcggtgccgttgTCACTCCTCCGACTGGtgtcaccaccaccctccccAAGTCTTCCGGGGCCACCTACACCAGCAAGCCCATCACGGTCTCTGCTGGGCAGTCGTACGATGGAGGCTTGAAGAAGTTCGACCGAAGCC CCAGGGTTTGCGCCGAGCAGGACGAGACCGGCGAGGCGGATGCCATGTTCGTTCTTGAGGACGGTGCTACTCTCTCAAACGTCATCATCGGACCTGACCAGGCCGAAGGCGTCCATTGCAAGGGCCAGTG TAACAATGTATGGTGGGAAGATGTTTGCGAGGATGCCCT CACCCTGAAGCAGCCCAGCGGAAACTCGtacgtcaacggcggcggcgccttcaagGCTTCCGACAAGATCATCCAGTTCAACGGGTTCGGGACggtcaacatcaacaacttCTACGCCAACGACTACGGCAAGGTCGTCCGGAGCTGCGGCAACTgcagcggcaacggcaaggcCCGCAacgtcatcatcaacaacatggTCGCcacggacggcggcgtcctctgcggcatcaacaccaactACGGCGACACCTGCTGGGTGACCAACAGCTGCCAGGACAGCAACAAGATCTGCGACCGCTACACGggcaacaacaacggcgccgagccCCCCAAGATCGGCTCCGGGCCCGACGGCACCTACTGCAAGGCCACCGGCTTCACCACTGCCTGCTGA